Proteins from a single region of Lelliottia sp. JS-SCA-14:
- the adeP gene encoding adenine permease AdeP, with the protein MSQQHTTQTSGQGLLERVFKLREHGTTARTEVIAGFTTFLTMVYIVFVNPQILGVAGMDTSAVFVTTCLIAALGSILMGVFANLPVALAPAMGLNAFFAFVVVQAMGLPWQVGMGAIFWGAVGLLLLTIFRVRYWMIANIPVSLRVGITSGIGLFIGMMGLKNAGVIVANPETLVSIGNLTSHSVLLGVLGFFIIAILASRNIHAAVLVSIIVTTLLGWMLGDVHYSGIVSAPPSVTTVIGHVDLAGSFNLGLAGVIFSFMLVNLFDSSGTLIGVTDKAGLADEKGKFPRMKQALYVDSISSVAGSFIGTSSVTAYIESSSGVSVGGRTGLTAVVVGLLFLLVIFLSPLAGMVPPYAAAGALIYVGVLMTSSLARVKWEDLTEAVPAFITAVMMPFSFSITEGIALGFISYCVMKIGTGRFRELSPCVIVVALLFVLKIVFIDAK; encoded by the coding sequence ATGAGCCAACAACACACTACCCAGACGTCTGGTCAGGGTCTGCTTGAGCGCGTGTTTAAACTGCGCGAGCACGGCACAACGGCACGCACCGAAGTGATCGCCGGTTTTACCACCTTCCTGACGATGGTTTATATCGTTTTTGTTAACCCTCAAATTCTGGGCGTTGCTGGCATGGATACCAGCGCCGTCTTCGTGACCACCTGTCTGATCGCCGCCCTCGGCAGCATCCTGATGGGCGTGTTCGCCAATCTTCCGGTCGCTCTGGCACCGGCAATGGGTCTGAACGCATTCTTCGCCTTCGTGGTGGTGCAGGCGATGGGCCTGCCGTGGCAAGTGGGGATGGGCGCCATCTTCTGGGGCGCGGTCGGCCTGCTGCTGCTGACCATTTTCCGCGTGCGTTACTGGATGATTGCTAATATCCCGGTGAGCCTGCGTGTGGGTATCACCAGCGGTATCGGTCTGTTCATCGGCATGATGGGCCTGAAAAACGCGGGCGTGATCGTTGCCAACCCGGAAACCCTGGTGAGCATCGGCAACCTGACCTCGCACAGCGTCCTGCTGGGCGTGCTGGGCTTCTTCATCATCGCTATTCTGGCGTCCCGTAACATTCACGCTGCGGTGCTGGTCTCGATTATCGTGACCACCCTGCTGGGCTGGATGCTGGGCGATGTGCATTACAGCGGCATTGTCTCTGCACCACCAAGTGTGACCACCGTGATTGGCCACGTCGATCTGGCGGGTTCGTTTAACCTTGGCCTGGCAGGCGTGATCTTCTCCTTCATGCTGGTAAACCTGTTCGACTCCTCCGGTACCCTTATCGGTGTGACCGATAAAGCGGGTCTGGCAGATGAGAAAGGTAAATTCCCGCGCATGAAGCAGGCGCTGTATGTGGACAGCATCTCGTCGGTAGCCGGTTCTTTCATCGGTACTTCTTCCGTCACGGCGTATATCGAGTCCTCTTCCGGCGTCTCCGTCGGTGGCCGCACCGGTCTGACCGCTGTGGTCGTGGGCCTGCTGTTCCTGCTGGTGATCTTCCTTTCTCCGCTGGCGGGTATGGTTCCACCGTACGCGGCTGCAGGCGCGCTGATCTACGTCGGCGTGCTGATGACCTCGAGTCTGGCGCGCGTGAAGTGGGAAGATTTAACCGAAGCGGTTCCAGCGTTTATTACCGCCGTGATGATGCCGTTCAGCTTCTCCATCACCGAAGGTATCGCCCTGGGCTTTATCTCCTACTGCGTGATGAAAATCGGTACCGGTCGTTTCCGCGAACTGAGCCCATGCGTGATCGTGGTGGCACTGCTGTTCGTGCTGAAGATTGTATTTATCGACGCGAAATAA
- a CDS encoding 4'-phosphopantetheinyl transferase family protein, translating into MATHFARGILTEGRLVSVRLSSSCHNEVRKLPDHRRSRFLASRALLSELLFMLYGTTELPEMITQPEGRPVFADPELPRFSIAYTGNIVGVALTTEGDCGLDMELQRATRGFHGPHAHDDYPLSSNEKLWVRNQNDPNEAKAQLITLRQSIQKLSGCAVDDASLLQLLPGSGRLRATKAARVEALSDAEDVLIWSIAVTPAIERLKIWEFDSRDGWRSLPDVPARANEPAARLMRLTSLPAEKALTLN; encoded by the coding sequence ATGGCAACGCATTTTGCAAGAGGGATCCTGACCGAAGGACGACTGGTGTCAGTCAGACTCTCCTCATCCTGTCACAACGAAGTGCGCAAGCTTCCCGATCACCGACGCTCGCGCTTTCTGGCCTCCCGGGCCTTACTCTCCGAGCTGCTGTTTATGCTCTACGGCACGACCGAACTGCCAGAAATGATCACCCAGCCTGAAGGCCGCCCGGTTTTTGCTGACCCTGAACTGCCGCGTTTTTCCATCGCCTACACCGGAAACATCGTCGGCGTGGCCCTCACAACGGAAGGCGATTGTGGACTGGATATGGAACTCCAGCGCGCGACTCGCGGTTTCCACGGCCCTCACGCCCACGACGACTACCCGCTCTCGAGCAACGAAAAGCTGTGGGTGCGTAATCAAAACGACCCTAACGAAGCCAAAGCACAGCTCATCACCCTGCGTCAGAGCATTCAGAAGCTCTCGGGTTGTGCCGTGGACGATGCCAGCCTGCTCCAGTTGCTGCCGGGCTCAGGCCGTCTGCGGGCGACTAAAGCCGCACGGGTGGAAGCCCTCAGCGACGCCGAAGACGTGCTGATCTGGTCGATTGCCGTCACGCCCGCCATTGAGCGCTTGAAAATCTGGGAATTTGACAGCCGCGACGGATGGCGTAGCCTTCCTGATGTCCCCGCGCGCGCCAACGAGCCCGCCGCGCGCCTGATGAGATTAACCAGTTTACCGGCAGAAAAAGCTCTTACCCTTAACTGA
- a CDS encoding NADPH-dependent FMN reductase — protein MSDTLKVVTLLGSLRKGSFNGMVARTLPKLAPAGMDVTALPSIGDIPLYDADVQQEEGFPQSVEALAEQIRQADGVVIVTPEYNYSVPGGLKNAIDWLSRLPEQPLSGKPVLIQTSSMGAIGGARCQYHLRQILVFLDAMVMNKPEFMGGVIQNKVDIQTGEVVDQSTLDHLTGQLTAFGEYIQRVKA, from the coding sequence ATGTCTGATACGTTGAAAGTTGTTACGTTACTGGGAAGCCTGCGCAAAGGTTCATTTAACGGGATGGTTGCCCGCACGCTGCCTAAGCTGGCACCGGCTGGGATGGACGTGACCGCGCTGCCGTCGATTGGCGATATCCCTCTGTACGACGCCGATGTTCAGCAGGAAGAAGGGTTCCCGCAAAGTGTCGAAGCGCTGGCCGAGCAGATCCGCCAGGCCGATGGCGTGGTGATTGTGACTCCGGAATACAACTATTCGGTGCCAGGTGGCCTGAAGAATGCGATCGACTGGCTCTCCCGTTTGCCGGAACAGCCGCTGTCCGGCAAGCCGGTGCTGATCCAGACCAGCTCGATGGGCGCGATTGGCGGCGCACGCTGCCAGTATCATCTGCGTCAGATTCTGGTGTTCCTGGATGCGATGGTGATGAACAAGCCGGAATTTATGGGCGGGGTGATTCAGAACAAAGTCGATATCCAGACGGGCGAAGTGGTCGATCAAAGCACGCTGGATCATCTGACCGGTCAGTTGACCGCGTTTGGCGAATATATTCAGCGAGTTAAAGCCTAG
- the yidZ gene encoding HTH-type transcriptional regulator YidZ → MKKPISSLDLNLLLCLQLLLQERSVTKAAKRMNVTPSAVSKSLAKLRDWFDDPLFVKTPLGLLPTPLTVSLEQNLTDWMQIGNQILDKPHHDSLSGLKFELAAETPLMLIRFNALLDQVNQRYPQATVRMRHWDYDSLDAITRGEVDIGFTGRETHPRSRELLKLLPWFIDHEILFSDRPCVYLREDHPALNEEWNLETFLRYPHISIFWERSDTWALDEVLREMGLERNIALSLPGFEQSMFMAAQPDHNYIATAPHYCHHYNQLHQRKLVRRPIPIDEALAEKLNVPFTLIWHKRNSHNPKIIWLKETIKALYCDSLR, encoded by the coding sequence ATGAAGAAGCCCATCAGCAGCCTCGATCTTAACCTGTTACTGTGCCTGCAGCTGTTGCTGCAGGAACGCAGCGTCACCAAAGCCGCGAAACGGATGAACGTCACGCCATCGGCGGTGAGTAAATCGCTGGCGAAACTGCGCGACTGGTTCGACGACCCGCTGTTTGTGAAAACCCCGCTGGGTCTGCTGCCGACGCCGCTGACCGTCAGTCTTGAGCAAAACCTGACGGACTGGATGCAGATCGGCAATCAGATCCTCGATAAACCGCATCACGATTCCCTCAGCGGGCTGAAATTCGAGCTGGCGGCGGAAACGCCGCTGATGCTGATCCGCTTTAACGCCCTGTTAGATCAGGTGAATCAGCGCTATCCGCAGGCGACGGTGAGAATGCGCCACTGGGATTACGACTCGCTGGATGCCATCACCCGCGGCGAAGTGGACATCGGTTTTACCGGGCGCGAAACCCATCCACGCTCGCGCGAACTGTTGAAGCTGCTCCCGTGGTTTATCGACCACGAAATCCTCTTCAGCGACCGGCCTTGTGTCTATTTACGCGAGGATCACCCGGCGCTAAACGAAGAGTGGAATCTCGAGACATTTTTGCGCTATCCCCACATCAGCATCTTCTGGGAGCGCAGCGATACCTGGGCGCTGGACGAAGTGCTGAGGGAGATGGGGCTCGAGCGCAACATTGCCCTGAGCCTGCCGGGCTTTGAGCAGTCGATGTTTATGGCCGCGCAGCCGGACCACAACTATATCGCCACCGCGCCGCACTACTGTCATCACTACAATCAACTCCACCAGCGCAAGCTGGTGCGCCGCCCTATCCCCATCGACGAAGCGCTGGCCGAAAAGCTCAACGTTCCCTTCACTCTGATCTGGCATAAACGGAACAGCCACAACCCGAAAATCATCTGGCTGAAAGAGACGATTAAGGCGTTGTACTGCGATTCCCTGCGTTAG
- a CDS encoding RES family NAD+ phosphorylase — MIRMCCAECFNDNGLRNNIIPTLTPQKGNCSFCNSQDVDIIDPKLLLDYFELLINIYEINPEGKNLVEWLKEDWCLFSHPTMDNAHAKELLGEILDDGDIVRKNFSPSENYKSTGLAQWDTLRDEILHKNRYFLDEKIDTQRLQELLNHLKAFDIPRIWFRARINQTDTPYKIEDMGAPPSRYASHGRANPTGIPYLYLGSMPNTAVSEIRPHTGEIATVAKFEIPEELIIVDLREPRKHVSPFVLSDAQEIGKMRADIPFLEKLGEELTRPVLPRSAAIDYIPSQYLCEFIKKIGFHGVIYRSSVSEGINLALFDPTLATPISTSQYDVSRVSVEVQAK; from the coding sequence ATGATTAGAATGTGTTGTGCTGAATGTTTCAATGATAACGGATTGCGAAATAATATAATCCCTACATTGACGCCACAAAAAGGAAACTGTTCTTTTTGTAACAGTCAAGATGTTGATATTATTGACCCTAAACTCTTGTTGGATTATTTTGAACTGCTGATAAATATCTATGAAATAAATCCTGAAGGAAAAAACCTTGTTGAATGGCTAAAAGAAGATTGGTGTTTATTTTCCCATCCAACAATGGACAATGCTCATGCTAAAGAGTTATTGGGAGAAATTCTCGATGACGGAGATATAGTACGAAAGAACTTCTCTCCCTCCGAAAATTACAAAAGCACTGGCCTTGCGCAATGGGATACATTACGAGATGAGATCCTTCACAAAAACAGATACTTCCTTGATGAGAAAATTGATACTCAAAGATTACAGGAATTACTTAACCATTTAAAGGCATTTGATATCCCACGAATATGGTTCAGAGCAAGGATAAACCAAACAGATACTCCATATAAAATTGAAGATATGGGAGCACCTCCAAGTCGGTATGCTAGTCATGGACGAGCGAACCCCACAGGCATTCCATATTTATATTTAGGATCTATGCCGAATACAGCGGTCTCTGAGATTAGACCACATACAGGTGAAATAGCAACAGTAGCTAAATTTGAAATACCAGAAGAATTAATCATTGTCGATTTAAGAGAGCCGAGAAAACATGTTTCTCCCTTTGTCTTATCTGATGCACAAGAAATAGGAAAAATGCGGGCAGATATACCTTTTCTAGAAAAATTAGGAGAGGAATTAACTCGTCCTGTGTTACCTCGAAGTGCTGCTATTGATTATATCCCCAGTCAATATTTATGCGAATTCATTAAAAAAATTGGTTTTCATGGTGTAATTTACAGAAGTTCTGTTAGTGAGGGAATAAACTTAGCCTTGTTCGATCCAACGTTAGCAACCCCTATTTCAACATCACAATATGACGTTTCTCGCGTAAGTGTTGAAGTACAAGCAAAGTAG
- a CDS encoding toprim domain-containing protein — MSVIHLPGGKKYLLPGSHLKDFFCPVHQASRNGRPEPWAPDNKPPEGIIITEGYATALAVSCLRHFPVVAALSAHNLKNVAIAFRGQWPECHLILAGDNDCSQEKNTGLLNATAAAEVVKGCVVLPVDTTLSDWDEFYRHYGESISRIVFNQQLPANLRS, encoded by the coding sequence ATGTCAGTAATTCACTTACCAGGAGGGAAAAAGTACTTGCTGCCCGGTAGCCATTTGAAGGATTTTTTTTGCCCGGTACATCAGGCGAGCCGCAACGGTAGACCGGAACCCTGGGCACCGGACAACAAACCACCGGAAGGCATCATCATTACCGAAGGATATGCAACCGCGCTTGCGGTCTCATGCCTTCGCCATTTTCCTGTCGTTGCTGCCCTGTCGGCGCACAACCTGAAAAATGTGGCCATCGCTTTCCGGGGGCAGTGGCCTGAATGCCACCTTATCCTGGCTGGCGATAATGATTGCAGTCAGGAGAAAAATACCGGGCTGCTGAATGCAACCGCCGCTGCGGAAGTAGTGAAGGGCTGTGTGGTTCTCCCTGTAGACACCACATTGAGCGACTGGGATGAATTTTACCGTCACTACGGTGAATCCATTTCCCGGATTGTGTTCAACCAGCAACTTCCTGCAAATCTCAGGTCGTAA
- a CDS encoding sce7725 family protein — MYYPYFRGKQFELIAIRETAETMAQAGFIPIIEPVKETLNGLEKTLKAICEAKGKAIVIVNPSYGDHSTNGHNISQLLKDSFHGHENIFAGILLNEGMDEEDIIELLDEHAEHQPCFIHSGFSEPRSLSEKTNGRVFKHIFLELYCGKLYRKHFNDCDRILIRDGFKKRKNADYPPIEEFSDLHITFGEEGMDGFGDFLIVGDDYTEGGGPAYAVAIHLTFLESKKENVMYIYHFVSTTRDTPTDPAGKFGQALEKLIITINEDNSPVLETSAILEFRALHAKGHFPGLGTVKKLSMRHHVETLANYFRS; from the coding sequence ATGTACTATCCATATTTTAGAGGTAAGCAGTTTGAATTAATAGCGATTCGTGAGACAGCAGAGACAATGGCTCAGGCTGGTTTCATTCCAATTATTGAACCAGTTAAAGAAACCCTGAATGGATTAGAAAAAACACTAAAAGCGATCTGTGAAGCTAAAGGTAAAGCTATTGTAATAGTAAATCCTTCATATGGTGACCATTCAACAAATGGGCATAATATCTCTCAATTATTGAAAGATAGTTTTCATGGACATGAAAACATTTTTGCAGGGATACTATTAAATGAAGGGATGGATGAAGAAGATATAATAGAGTTGCTTGATGAACATGCCGAACATCAACCTTGTTTCATCCACTCTGGATTTTCTGAGCCTCGCTCTTTATCAGAAAAAACAAATGGTCGAGTATTTAAACATATATTCTTAGAACTCTACTGCGGTAAACTTTATAGAAAACATTTTAATGACTGCGACAGAATATTAATTCGCGATGGTTTTAAAAAGAGAAAAAATGCTGATTACCCTCCTATTGAAGAGTTTTCTGACCTTCATATAACCTTCGGGGAAGAAGGAATGGATGGATTTGGCGATTTTTTAATCGTTGGGGATGACTATACTGAAGGAGGTGGCCCGGCATATGCGGTAGCAATACATCTCACGTTCTTAGAATCTAAAAAAGAAAATGTCATGTATATTTACCACTTTGTTTCAACAACAAGAGATACACCAACAGATCCTGCAGGGAAATTCGGACAGGCACTTGAAAAACTCATTATAACAATAAACGAGGATAATTCTCCTGTATTGGAGACCTCAGCTATTTTAGAATTTCGAGCTTTGCATGCAAAAGGCCATTTTCCTGGATTGGGAACAGTCAAAAAACTCTCAATGAGACATCATGTTGAAACATTAGCTAATTATTTTAGGAGCTAA
- a CDS encoding AAA family ATPase, translating to MYRGGSAPRNSDENTARDRGAFIQGCDAIRYHTRAAMMIVHHSGKDQERGARGSSAFQAALDAEFNVRREGRRNAITLSCTKMKHAEMP from the coding sequence GTGTATCGCGGCGGATCCGCGCCTAGGAACTCAGATGAAAACACCGCGCGGGATAGGGGCGCATTTATCCAGGGTTGCGACGCCATTCGGTATCATACGCGCGCAGCTATGATGATCGTTCATCACTCAGGTAAGGATCAGGAACGAGGCGCACGCGGTTCAAGTGCTTTTCAGGCCGCGCTGGATGCCGAGTTTAACGTTAGGCGTGAGGGACGTCGCAACGCTATCACCTTGAGTTGTACAAAGATGAAACATGCGGAGATGCCGTAG
- the yieH gene encoding 6-phosphogluconate phosphatase, producing the protein MSGIEAVFFDCDGTLVDSEVICSRAYVSMFQEFGITLDLEETFKRFKGVKLYEIIDIINAEHGVSLAKADLEPVYRAEVARLFDSELEVIAGANALLDSMTVPMCVVSNGPVSKMQHSLGKLDMLHHFPEKLFSGYDIQRWKPDPALMFHAAKAMNVNVENCILVDDSSAGAQSGIDAGMEVFYFCADPHNQPISHPKVTTFTDLAQLPELWKARGWDITR; encoded by the coding sequence ATGTCCGGAATTGAAGCGGTATTTTTCGACTGCGACGGTACGCTGGTCGACAGTGAGGTCATTTGTTCCCGCGCGTATGTCAGCATGTTCCAGGAATTTGGCATTACGCTCGATCTCGAAGAGACGTTTAAACGCTTCAAAGGCGTCAAACTGTACGAGATCATCGACATTATCAACGCTGAGCACGGCGTCAGTCTGGCGAAAGCCGACTTAGAACCAGTTTACCGCGCCGAGGTCGCACGCCTTTTCGACTCGGAGCTGGAAGTGATCGCCGGAGCGAATGCGCTGCTCGATTCAATGACGGTGCCAATGTGCGTGGTCTCCAACGGCCCGGTCAGCAAAATGCAGCACTCCCTCGGCAAGCTGGACATGTTGCACCATTTCCCGGAAAAACTGTTCAGCGGCTACGATATCCAGCGCTGGAAGCCGGATCCGGCCCTGATGTTCCACGCCGCGAAAGCGATGAACGTGAACGTGGAAAACTGCATTCTGGTGGATGATTCCAGCGCCGGCGCGCAGTCAGGGATTGATGCGGGGATGGAGGTGTTTTACTTCTGCGCCGATCCGCATAACCAGCCGATAAGCCATCCGAAAGTGACGACCTTTACCGATCTGGCGCAGTTGCCGGAGCTGTGGAAGGCGCGCGGGTGGGATATTACGCGTTAA
- a CDS encoding sce7726 family protein yields MLNPTQLSALSRMFSSSVISEIAKKGQSPLFSRLLSEASLFEFYDADNVTIGDAFDTAFSLLRRSGLRNEYVYRSALIRNVLLGRHSLRTASMLTEFRIGSSKADMVILNGCGTVYEIKSDRDSLARLESQIENYRKAFSKIYVIAGTAHIQDILEKTSEDVGVMSLVRWNRISIVREAKENTDYICTATIFDSLRLSEAIDILNELNIDIPYLPNTLMRNAIRGIFTKLNPIDVQNCMIKTLKRTRNLAPLSTLIANLPSALQSIALMVQLRSKDRDRLVETLNKPLNEAFKWV; encoded by the coding sequence GTGCTAAATCCTACGCAACTCTCAGCGCTATCAAGGATGTTTTCTTCGTCAGTGATTTCCGAGATAGCAAAAAAAGGTCAGTCACCTCTTTTTTCAAGGTTACTGTCTGAGGCATCTCTTTTCGAATTTTATGACGCAGATAATGTAACTATTGGTGATGCCTTTGATACAGCATTTTCTTTGCTCAGACGCTCAGGTTTGAGAAATGAGTATGTCTATCGTTCTGCGTTAATTCGAAATGTATTATTAGGCCGTCATTCTTTGCGTACCGCCAGTATGCTTACTGAATTTAGAATTGGCTCTAGCAAAGCAGATATGGTTATTCTTAACGGTTGTGGAACTGTATATGAAATAAAGTCAGATAGAGATTCGCTTGCCAGACTCGAGAGTCAAATTGAAAACTATAGAAAAGCATTCAGTAAGATCTACGTTATTGCAGGGACTGCACATATCCAAGATATCCTGGAAAAAACATCAGAAGACGTAGGGGTGATGAGTTTGGTTCGATGGAATAGAATTAGTATCGTACGGGAAGCAAAAGAGAATACTGATTATATTTGCACTGCAACTATTTTTGATTCACTAAGACTTAGCGAAGCTATTGATATCCTTAATGAATTAAATATTGACATTCCCTATTTACCCAACACATTGATGCGTAATGCAATAAGAGGTATCTTCACCAAACTAAATCCAATTGATGTACAGAACTGCATGATAAAAACTTTAAAAAGGACGCGTAATCTTGCTCCATTAAGTACTTTAATTGCAAACTTACCAAGTGCATTGCAAAGTATAGCCCTAATGGTTCAGTTACGTAGTAAGGATCGAGATCGCTTAGTTGAGACGTTGAATAAACCTCTTAATGAAGCATTTAAATGGGTTTAA
- a CDS encoding AAA family ATPase — translation MNFTVTTVNPFPGLCSTSNFLQISGRKSWQHQTLLLPPPFRCAGAQGFNTSQDYQVKGLIPAGALCSIYGPGGSFKSFLAVSLACHIASGTSWGGRRINQGAVLFIFGEGGTSVSRRIRA, via the coding sequence ATGAATTTTACCGTCACTACGGTGAATCCATTTCCCGGATTGTGTTCAACCAGCAACTTCCTGCAAATCTCAGGTCGTAAGTCATGGCAGCATCAGACTCTACTCTTACCACCTCCCTTCCGCTGCGCCGGGGCTCAAGGGTTTAACACCAGTCAGGATTATCAGGTTAAAGGACTTATTCCCGCCGGGGCGCTGTGCAGTATTTACGGCCCCGGCGGCTCTTTTAAATCCTTTCTGGCAGTATCGCTGGCGTGCCATATTGCCAGCGGTACGTCATGGGGCGGAAGGCGAATCAATCAAGGGGCTGTGCTGTTTATCTTCGGAGAAGGAGGAACCAGTGTATCGCGGCGGATCCGCGCCTAG
- a CDS encoding MFS transporter: MARFLFCSFALVLLYPSGIDMYLVGLPHIARDLGASEAQLHIAFSAYLAGMASSMVFAGKIADKAGRQPVAITGAVIFALASVLCSMAQDSTLFLTGRFIQGIGAGGCYVVAFAILRDTLSAQRRAKVLSMLNGITCIIPVLAPVIGYLIMLKLPWQSLFWTMAAMGLLVFILSITVLKETHPGSHHAGNAATIHPAEKLLNRFFISRLLITTLSVVVILTYVNVSPVLLMETMGFDRGEYSTVMALTAMVSMAVSFSTPFALNVFSQRTLMMTSQILFLIAGVVLATASSHAIMLAGITLICAGFSVGFGVAMSQALGPFSLRAGVASSALGIAQVCGSSLWIWLAAVIGLNALNMLIGILIGCSMVCILLIMAIQPAAHYEEAHQQPRS; the protein is encoded by the coding sequence ATGGCGCGTTTTCTGTTCTGTAGTTTTGCACTGGTTCTGCTTTATCCGTCGGGCATTGATATGTATCTGGTCGGCCTGCCGCACATCGCACGCGATCTGGGGGCCAGCGAAGCGCAACTGCATATCGCATTTTCGGCTTATCTGGCGGGAATGGCATCGTCGATGGTATTTGCCGGTAAGATTGCCGACAAAGCCGGGCGGCAGCCTGTGGCGATTACCGGGGCGGTGATCTTTGCGCTGGCGTCGGTGCTGTGCTCGATGGCGCAGGACAGCACGCTGTTCCTGACCGGACGCTTCATTCAGGGCATCGGGGCGGGCGGCTGTTATGTGGTGGCGTTTGCTATTTTGCGCGATACCCTCAGCGCCCAGCGCCGCGCGAAAGTGCTCTCCATGCTCAACGGCATCACCTGCATTATTCCGGTGCTGGCTCCGGTGATCGGTTATCTGATTATGCTCAAGCTGCCGTGGCAGAGCCTGTTCTGGACGATGGCGGCAATGGGCCTGCTGGTCTTTATCCTCTCGATCACGGTACTGAAAGAGACGCATCCTGGTTCGCATCACGCGGGGAATGCCGCGACGATTCACCCGGCTGAGAAACTCCTGAACCGCTTTTTCATCAGCCGTCTGCTGATCACCACCCTGAGCGTCGTGGTCATCCTCACCTATGTAAACGTTTCCCCTGTTTTACTGATGGAAACCATGGGGTTTGATCGCGGGGAGTACTCCACGGTGATGGCGTTGACCGCGATGGTGAGCATGGCGGTGTCGTTCTCGACGCCGTTTGCCCTCAATGTGTTTAGCCAGCGTACGCTGATGATGACCTCGCAGATCCTGTTCCTGATTGCGGGCGTTGTGCTGGCGACGGCGAGTTCTCACGCCATTATGCTGGCGGGTATCACCCTGATCTGCGCCGGGTTCTCAGTGGGATTTGGCGTGGCAATGAGTCAGGCGCTGGGGCCGTTCTCCCTGCGCGCCGGTGTGGCCAGCTCCGCGCTCGGCATTGCTCAGGTGTGCGGCTCGTCCCTGTGGATTTGGCTGGCGGCGGTGATCGGTCTTAATGCGCTGAATATGCTGATCGGGATTCTGATTGGCTGTAGCATGGTCTGCATCCTGTTAATCATGGCGATACAGCCCGCAGCGCACTATGAAGAAGCCCATCAGCAGCCTCGATCTTAA
- a CDS encoding ash family protein: MVALAGASKEAPGRDNRYANPVWVTTSEPGVSGGGVNLLITKRSAADVSFS, encoded by the coding sequence ATGGTGGCCCTGGCAGGGGCTTCGAAAGAAGCGCCGGGTCGTGATAACCGGTACGCCAACCCTGTCTGGGTCACCACCAGTGAGCCTGGCGTATCCGGTGGTGGCGTAAACCTGCTTATCACGAAGCGGAGCGCAGCGGATGTGTCCTTTTCCTGA